A genomic region of Sulfobacillus acidophilus DSM 10332 contains the following coding sequences:
- a CDS encoding hypothetical protein (KEGG: chu:CHU_1075 beta-glycosidase-like protein~SPTR: DNA translocase FtsK): protein MKRAIYATAVILMGSAMLATSGVMASSAATPNPSVEPLSVTASQPILRTGQIVQLWAEAPAPLQPGQSLVIVDTSTGQIIGQTRTGSTVGATYETSSPTTQTFQAEVLGKPVTVQWIDEGIGTNPGYQNAAGDTVTLDAPLTASPGSPITVTANGTGFSHPVYQFWWAPQGGSWVSSGPFSADAQFTFTPPSAGLYDVVAYAREANAPTHETAAQRAQYEAKSDTAVVTVAGSASGSGNTGGGNVPTLASDAFVGLWTNNQVSLGTPIIVTADVNDIPNPVYQFWVKTPSGTWESSGHYQPSNTFTIPTTQPGTWVVMAYARPSNAPSNESVAERALTTAASPLTDIVVHP, encoded by the coding sequence ATGAAACGAGCGATTTATGCGACCGCTGTGATTTTGATGGGATCGGCGATGCTGGCGACGTCGGGAGTGATGGCGTCGTCGGCGGCCACGCCCAATCCATCGGTCGAACCATTAAGCGTTACGGCATCACAACCGATATTACGGACCGGTCAAATTGTTCAGCTTTGGGCTGAAGCTCCGGCGCCGTTGCAGCCGGGACAATCGTTGGTGATTGTCGATACCAGTACCGGCCAAATTATCGGGCAAACTCGTACGGGGAGCACGGTTGGCGCTACCTACGAGACATCTTCGCCCACCACACAAACATTTCAGGCGGAAGTCTTGGGGAAACCGGTCACGGTCCAATGGATCGATGAAGGGATCGGCACCAATCCTGGCTATCAGAACGCCGCAGGCGACACGGTGACCCTCGACGCGCCATTAACAGCGTCACCCGGCAGTCCGATTACCGTCACGGCCAACGGCACCGGGTTTAGCCATCCGGTTTATCAATTCTGGTGGGCGCCGCAAGGTGGTAGCTGGGTTTCTAGCGGGCCGTTTTCGGCCGATGCGCAGTTTACGTTTACACCACCGTCCGCCGGCCTTTACGATGTCGTGGCCTATGCTCGCGAGGCGAATGCGCCTACTCATGAAACGGCGGCGCAACGGGCCCAATATGAAGCGAAATCCGATACGGCGGTCGTGACGGTGGCCGGGTCGGCAAGCGGATCGGGGAACACGGGAGGGGGAAATGTGCCGACATTGGCGTCCGATGCTTTCGTAGGATTGTGGACCAATAATCAAGTCAGCTTGGGAACCCCCATTATCGTCACCGCCGATGTCAACGACATTCCCAATCCCGTGTACCAATTTTGGGTGAAGACGCCCTCGGGGACGTGGGAGAGTAGCGGCCATTATCAGCCGTCGAATACCTTTACGATACCGACGACCCAGCCGGGAACCTGGGTCGTCATGGCCTATGCCAGACCGTCCAACGCTCCGTCAAACGAAAGCGTGGCTGAGCGGGCGCTGACGACTGCCGCCAGCCCATTGACCGATATTGTGGTGCACCCGTAA
- a CDS encoding protein of unknown function DUF214 (PFAM: Predicted permease~COGs: COG0577 ABC-type antimicrobial peptide transport system permease component~InterPro IPR003838~KEGG: bbe:BBR47_15080 hypothetical protein~PFAM: Protein of unknown function DUF214, permase predicted~SPTR: Conserved hypothetical membrane protein) has product MIGSEIFRIAIRNIRANKMRSLLTMLGIIIGVSAVILLSAVGRGATDSVTSRIESLGSNIIQIMPGGGSFGGVSLGQGSGAPLTMADVAAIQAQDNAVKAVAPLLSSNAQVVWRSNNYQTSIQGTTANYSEAKPTPLAEGRSFTSWEVAHSATVALLGTTVVQNLFSAGVNPIGQTIDINQIPFTVIGVLATEGTNGFINQDDRIIIPITTDQNLLDGTTDLTGIYVSAKSASLMNLAQAEITATLRAANHLTPNEPNDFNILNQATILSTLTSVTGILTKLLAGIAAISLVVGGIGIMNIMLVSVTERTREIGIRKAIGATRRAILAQFVVEAVLVSTLGGVIGVIIGVAGALGGEVLFHLPHLLDTNSVIVAFIFALAVGVVFGVYPARRAANLNPINALRFE; this is encoded by the coding sequence ATGATAGGCAGCGAAATTTTTCGGATTGCGATCCGAAATATTCGAGCCAATAAGATGCGCTCGCTCCTGACGATGTTGGGAATTATTATTGGGGTTTCGGCGGTAATTTTACTGTCGGCAGTCGGTCGGGGCGCTACCGATTCGGTGACGTCCCGCATCGAATCTCTCGGGTCCAATATCATTCAAATTATGCCTGGCGGGGGGAGTTTTGGCGGAGTCAGTCTTGGTCAGGGGAGCGGGGCGCCCTTGACCATGGCCGACGTGGCGGCCATTCAAGCCCAGGACAATGCGGTCAAAGCGGTTGCGCCGTTATTGAGCAGCAACGCCCAAGTCGTCTGGCGGTCCAACAATTATCAAACATCCATTCAAGGAACCACGGCTAATTACTCGGAGGCTAAGCCGACGCCGTTGGCGGAAGGCCGTTCGTTTACGTCCTGGGAAGTCGCCCACAGCGCGACGGTTGCGCTGCTGGGAACGACGGTGGTACAAAATCTATTTTCGGCCGGCGTGAATCCAATCGGTCAAACGATCGACATTAATCAAATTCCGTTTACGGTCATCGGGGTGTTAGCTACGGAGGGCACTAACGGCTTTATTAATCAGGACGACCGAATTATCATTCCGATTACTACCGATCAGAATTTACTGGACGGTACCACGGATCTCACCGGAATTTACGTATCAGCCAAATCGGCGTCGTTGATGAATTTGGCGCAAGCCGAAATTACCGCCACCTTACGGGCGGCCAATCATTTAACGCCGAATGAGCCGAACGATTTTAACATCCTGAATCAAGCCACGATCCTCTCGACATTGACGTCCGTGACCGGGATCCTCACCAAGCTGCTGGCCGGCATTGCCGCCATTTCTTTGGTAGTTGGCGGAATTGGGATTATGAATATTATGTTGGTCTCGGTGACGGAACGCACCCGGGAAATTGGAATCCGAAAAGCCATTGGCGCTACTCGACGAGCCATTTTGGCTCAGTTTGTCGTAGAGGCCGTGTTGGTCAGTACATTGGGAGGGGTTATCGGCGTGATAATCGGGGTTGCCGGAGCCCTGGGAGGTGAGGTGCTGTTTCACTTGCCGCACTTGCTGGACACCAACTCGGTAATTGTGGCGTTTATTTTCGCCTTGGCGGTCGGCGTGGTGTTTGGGGTTTATCCGGCTCGACGCGCGGCGAATTTAAATCCCATCAACGCTCTACGGTTTGAATAG
- a CDS encoding Phosphonate-transporting ATPase (PFAM: ABC transporter~COGs: COG1136 ABC-type antimicrobial peptide transport system ATPase component~InterPro IPR003439:IPR003593~KEGG: bbe:BBR47_15070 ABC transporter ATP-binding protein~PFAM: ABC transporter-like~PRIAM: Phosphonate-transporting ATPase~SMART: ATPase, AAA+ type, core~SPTR: Probable ABC transporter ATP-binding protein) — MQPVIYMEHIKKVYRVGQEDLWALRDVSFSVDPGEYVAIMGPSGSGKSTTMHIIGCLDVATEGIYRLDGVDVASLIDDELAHLRNQKVGFVFQSFNLLPRTTAVENVELPLLYAGVPPRVRREWAIEALIRVGLGHRLYHHSNELSGGQQQRVAIARALVGNPSLILADEPTGALDSHSSEEILGIFAELNQEGRTVVMVTHEPDVAHHAKRIISFRDGMVVSDTLSPVTEGRR; from the coding sequence AAAAAAGTGTACCGGGTTGGTCAAGAAGATCTTTGGGCACTGCGAGATGTCTCGTTTTCGGTCGATCCCGGAGAATATGTGGCGATTATGGGGCCGTCGGGTTCCGGAAAGTCGACCACCATGCACATCATCGGATGTTTGGATGTGGCTACCGAAGGGATATACCGTTTAGATGGGGTCGATGTCGCTTCCTTAATCGACGATGAACTGGCGCATCTCCGGAATCAGAAAGTGGGCTTTGTATTTCAGAGTTTCAATCTGTTACCGAGAACGACCGCCGTTGAAAATGTCGAGTTACCCCTTTTATATGCGGGGGTTCCCCCTCGTGTCCGACGCGAGTGGGCGATTGAAGCCCTGATACGTGTCGGTTTAGGCCATCGGCTCTATCATCATTCCAACGAATTATCCGGCGGACAACAACAGCGGGTGGCCATTGCCCGGGCCCTAGTGGGGAACCCGAGCTTGATTTTGGCGGATGAACCGACCGGGGCGCTGGATAGCCATTCGTCCGAGGAGATCTTGGGAATCTTTGCCGAGCTTAATCAAGAAGGGCGTACCGTCGTAATGGTCACCCACGAGCCGGATGTGGCGCATCATGCCAAACGGATTATTTCGTTTCGGGACGGGATGGTCGTGAGCGATACCCTGAGCCCGGTCACGGAGGGACGACGATGA